A window of the Miscanthus floridulus cultivar M001 chromosome 14, ASM1932011v1, whole genome shotgun sequence genome harbors these coding sequences:
- the LOC136505414 gene encoding uncharacterized protein isoform X2 has translation MEHGSLDDSSSSTFSIMEEDHTLANSVRFVLNQDPRVAFCGYSIPHPAENKVNIRVQTTGDPAKDVLKDALQDLMVMCQHIRGTLDTAVADFRGNKPAEAMDIDLNKK, from the exons ATGGAGCACGGGTCTTTGGACGATTCGAGCTCGTCGACGTTCTCTATCATGGAGGAGGATCATACCCTCGCCAACTCGGTCAGATTCGTCCTCAACCAGGA CCCAAGGGTGGCATTTTGTGGATACAGCATCCCTCATCCTGCTGAGAACAAAGTTAACATACGGGTTCAGACTACAG GAGATCCAGCCAAGGATGTTCTGAAAGATGCATTGCAAGACCTGATGGTGATGTGCCAGCATATAAGGGGGACACTTGACACTGCAGTGGCTGATTTTCGGGGGAACAAACCAGCAGAAGCCATGGACATCGATTTgaacaaaaaatag
- the LOC136504940 gene encoding uncharacterized protein isoform X1, producing the protein MSHGNPAAVSSKRPCDPSLDDATPSAKLQRFSEPSDPTPAGKPNGGAATGVESEVMAVARNPRAQRYLVAVEYIGTRFSGSQQQPNQRTVVGVLEEAFHRFIGQPVSIFCSSRTDAGVHALSNVCHVDVERISKRKPGEVLTPHEPGVVKRAVNHFLLKNEGDIMVTDVRCVAPDFHARYKALERTYHYRLLSGPESTSVFEKNSAWHISEDLDIQAMKKACSILVGHHDFSSFRAAGCQANSPVRTLDELSVTEVFPFMFFPSSVERSELESSNGSLVYSRTPDIESSGKGSDGCCTSSVKSELENGEDFGKRSRHRCFVVTARARSFLYHQVRLMVGLLKSVGTGDLTTADVERILDAKTVTAAPHMAPACGLYLANVKYDLNT; encoded by the exons ATGAGCCACGGCAACCCCGCCGCCGTCTCAAGCAAGCGACCCTGTGACCCCTCCCTCGACGACGCCACGCCGTCGGCCAAGCTCCAGCGGTTCTCCGAGCCGTCAGACCCAACGCCGGCGGGGAAACCGAACGGCGGCGCGGCGACGGGAGTGGAGAGCGAGGTGATGGCCGTCGCGCGGAACCCTAGGGCCCAGAGGTACCTGGTCGCCGTGGAGTACATTGGCACCCGCTTCTCCGGCTCCCAGCAGCAGCCCAACCAGCGCACCGTCGTCGGCGTCCTCGAG GAGGCATTTCACAGATTTATTGGGCAGCCAGTTTCGATATTCTGTTCTAGCCGAACG GATGCAGGTGTTCATGCTTTATCAAATGTTTGTCATGTTGATGTGGAGCGGATAAGTAAAAGGAAGCCTGGTGAAGTT TTAACACCTCATGAGCCTGGAGTTGTAAAACGCGCTGTGAACCACTTTCTACTG AAGAATGAAGGTGACATAATGGTGACTGATGTTCGCTGTGTTGCACCAGATTTTCATGCTAGATACAAAGCTCTAGAACGCAC ataTCACTATCGCTTGCTTTCTGGACCTGAATCTACATCTGTCTTTGAGAAAAACTCTGCTTGGCATATATCTGAAGATTTGGATATTCAGGCAATGAAG AAAGCATGCAGCATACTTGTTGGCCATCATGATTTCAGTTCATTTCGAGCAGCTGGATGTCAG GCAAACTCTCCAGTGCGAACTCTGGATGAACTTAGTGTTACAGAAGTATTCCCTTTCATGTTTTTTCCTTCAAGTGTGGAAAGATCAGAGTTGGAATCATCAAATGGCTCTCTTGTTTATTCAAGGACACCAGACATAGAATCTTCTGGGAAAGGATCTGATGGTTGCTGTACCAGCAGTGTGAAATCAGAACTCGAGAATGGAGAAGACTTTGGAAAGAGATCAAGGCACCGCTGCTTTGTTGTTACTGCAAGGGCACGGTCTTTTCTTTACCATCAG GTAAGGTTGATGGTCGGTCTTCTAAAATCTGTTGGGACAGGAGATCTAACAACTGCAGATG TTGAGAGAATTCTTGATGCAAAGACGGTGACTGCTGCACCCCATATGGCACCTGCTTGTGGTCTGTACCTTGCTAACGTGAAATATGATCTGAATACTTGA
- the LOC136504940 gene encoding uncharacterized protein isoform X2, with translation MSHGNPAAVSSKRPCDPSLDDATPSAKLQRFSEPSDPTPAGKPNGGAATGVESEVMAVARNPRAQRYLVAVEYIGTRFSGSQQQPNQRTVVGVLEEAFHRFIGQPVSIFCSSRTLTPHEPGVVKRAVNHFLLKNEGDIMVTDVRCVAPDFHARYKALERTYHYRLLSGPESTSVFEKNSAWHISEDLDIQAMKKACSILVGHHDFSSFRAAGCQANSPVRTLDELSVTEVFPFMFFPSSVERSELESSNGSLVYSRTPDIESSGKGSDGCCTSSVKSELENGEDFGKRSRHRCFVVTARARSFLYHQVRLMVGLLKSVGTGDLTTADVERILDAKTVTAAPHMAPACGLYLANVKYDLNT, from the exons ATGAGCCACGGCAACCCCGCCGCCGTCTCAAGCAAGCGACCCTGTGACCCCTCCCTCGACGACGCCACGCCGTCGGCCAAGCTCCAGCGGTTCTCCGAGCCGTCAGACCCAACGCCGGCGGGGAAACCGAACGGCGGCGCGGCGACGGGAGTGGAGAGCGAGGTGATGGCCGTCGCGCGGAACCCTAGGGCCCAGAGGTACCTGGTCGCCGTGGAGTACATTGGCACCCGCTTCTCCGGCTCCCAGCAGCAGCCCAACCAGCGCACCGTCGTCGGCGTCCTCGAG GAGGCATTTCACAGATTTATTGGGCAGCCAGTTTCGATATTCTGTTCTAGCCGAACG TTAACACCTCATGAGCCTGGAGTTGTAAAACGCGCTGTGAACCACTTTCTACTG AAGAATGAAGGTGACATAATGGTGACTGATGTTCGCTGTGTTGCACCAGATTTTCATGCTAGATACAAAGCTCTAGAACGCAC ataTCACTATCGCTTGCTTTCTGGACCTGAATCTACATCTGTCTTTGAGAAAAACTCTGCTTGGCATATATCTGAAGATTTGGATATTCAGGCAATGAAG AAAGCATGCAGCATACTTGTTGGCCATCATGATTTCAGTTCATTTCGAGCAGCTGGATGTCAG GCAAACTCTCCAGTGCGAACTCTGGATGAACTTAGTGTTACAGAAGTATTCCCTTTCATGTTTTTTCCTTCAAGTGTGGAAAGATCAGAGTTGGAATCATCAAATGGCTCTCTTGTTTATTCAAGGACACCAGACATAGAATCTTCTGGGAAAGGATCTGATGGTTGCTGTACCAGCAGTGTGAAATCAGAACTCGAGAATGGAGAAGACTTTGGAAAGAGATCAAGGCACCGCTGCTTTGTTGTTACTGCAAGGGCACGGTCTTTTCTTTACCATCAG GTAAGGTTGATGGTCGGTCTTCTAAAATCTGTTGGGACAGGAGATCTAACAACTGCAGATG TTGAGAGAATTCTTGATGCAAAGACGGTGACTGCTGCACCCCATATGGCACCTGCTTGTGGTCTGTACCTTGCTAACGTGAAATATGATCTGAATACTTGA
- the LOC136505414 gene encoding uncharacterized protein isoform X1 has translation MEHGSLDDSSSSTFSIMEEDHTLANSVRFVLNQDCSPRVAFCGYSIPHPAENKVNIRVQTTGDPAKDVLKDALQDLMVMCQHIRGTLDTAVADFRGNKPAEAMDIDLNKK, from the exons ATGGAGCACGGGTCTTTGGACGATTCGAGCTCGTCGACGTTCTCTATCATGGAGGAGGATCATACCCTCGCCAACTCGGTCAGATTCGTCCTCAACCAGGA TTGCAGCCCAAGGGTGGCATTTTGTGGATACAGCATCCCTCATCCTGCTGAGAACAAAGTTAACATACGGGTTCAGACTACAG GAGATCCAGCCAAGGATGTTCTGAAAGATGCATTGCAAGACCTGATGGTGATGTGCCAGCATATAAGGGGGACACTTGACACTGCAGTGGCTGATTTTCGGGGGAACAAACCAGCAGAAGCCATGGACATCGATTTgaacaaaaaatag